In Morganella morganii, the following are encoded in one genomic region:
- the odhB gene encoding 2-oxoglutarate dehydrogenase complex dihydrolipoyllysine-residue succinyltransferase has translation MSSIEILVPDLPESVADATVATWHKKPGDSVERDEVLVEIETDKVVLEVPASDSGVLEAVLEEEGATVLSKQLLGRIRLGDSTGLPAEIKEKVQSTPAQRQNAGLDEETNDAVSPAVRRLLAEHGLKAADITGSGVGGRLTREDVEKYLSQQPKAPAKAAAEPVSQAGLPHRSEKRVPMTRLRKRVAERLLEAKNNTAMLTTFNEVSMKPVMDMRKQYGESFEKRHGVRLGFMSFYVKAVVEALKRYPEVNASIDGTDVVYHNYFDISIAVSTPRGLVTPVLRDADALSMAEIEKRIKELAVKGQEGKLTVEDLTGGNFTITNGGVFGSLMSTPIINPPQSAILGMHAIKDRPMAVNGQVVILPMMYLALSYDHRLIDGRESVGFLVTIKEMLEDPARLLLDV, from the coding sequence ATGAGTAGCATAGAAATTCTGGTTCCTGATCTCCCCGAGTCTGTTGCTGATGCCACCGTGGCAACCTGGCACAAAAAACCGGGTGACAGCGTCGAACGTGATGAAGTGCTGGTGGAAATTGAAACAGACAAAGTCGTGCTGGAAGTTCCTGCCAGTGATTCCGGTGTTCTGGAAGCGGTGCTGGAAGAAGAAGGGGCAACCGTCCTCTCTAAACAACTGCTCGGACGTATCCGTCTGGGCGACAGCACCGGTCTGCCTGCAGAAATAAAAGAAAAAGTACAGTCCACACCGGCACAGCGTCAGAACGCTGGTCTGGATGAAGAAACCAATGACGCGGTAAGCCCTGCTGTGCGCCGCCTGCTCGCAGAGCATGGCCTGAAAGCGGCAGATATTACCGGCAGTGGTGTCGGTGGTCGTCTGACCCGTGAAGATGTTGAGAAATATCTGTCTCAGCAGCCGAAAGCGCCTGCAAAAGCCGCCGCTGAGCCGGTTTCTCAGGCCGGTTTACCGCACCGCAGTGAAAAACGCGTGCCGATGACCCGTCTGCGCAAGCGTGTGGCAGAACGTCTGCTGGAAGCGAAAAACAACACCGCAATGCTGACCACCTTTAACGAGGTGAGCATGAAGCCGGTGATGGATATGCGTAAACAGTATGGCGAATCCTTTGAAAAACGCCACGGTGTGCGCCTCGGTTTCATGTCTTTCTATGTGAAAGCGGTGGTTGAGGCACTGAAACGTTATCCGGAAGTGAATGCTTCTATCGACGGTACTGATGTGGTGTATCACAACTATTTCGATATCAGTATTGCGGTCTCCACGCCGCGCGGTCTGGTGACCCCGGTCCTGCGTGATGCGGATGCGCTGAGCATGGCTGAAATCGAAAAACGCATTAAAGAGCTGGCTGTCAAAGGTCAGGAAGGCAAACTGACAGTGGAAGACCTGACCGGCGGTAACTTTACCATTACCAACGGCGGGGTATTCGGTTCGCTGATGTCCACACCGATCATTAACCCGCCGCAGAGTGCGATTTTGGGGATGCATGCTATCAAAGATCGTCCGATGGCGGTAAATGGTCAGGTGGTGATCCTGCCGATGATGTACCTGGCGCTCTCTTATGACCACCGTCTGATTGATGGCCGTGAATCTGTCGGATTCCTCGTGACCATTAAAGAGATGTTAGAAGATCCGGCACGTTTACTGCTCGACGTGTAA
- the sucA gene encoding 2-oxoglutarate dehydrogenase E1 component: MQNGALKDWLDSSFLAGENQAYIEDIYEDYLNDPSSVDGSWREIFDSLPKADITEQPHSQTRDYFRRLAKDSTRYHTSVSDPAMDSKQVKVLQLINAFRFRGHQNANLDPLGLWKQEPVPDLDPAFHNLTKADFDETFNVGSFAIGSETMRLSELFDALKRIYCGSIGAEYMHITNTEEKRWLQQRLESVDVSKLFSADEKRRFLADLTAAEGLERYLGAKFPGAKRFSLEGGDSLIPMLKDLIRHAGKQDTREVVLGMAHRGRLNVLVNLFGKKPADLFDEFAGKHKDHLGTGDVKYHQGFSSDFVTEGAQVHLALAFNPSHLEIVSPVVIGSVRARRDRLPESLSKMVLPITIHGDSAVTGQGIVQETLNMSQARGYEVGGTVRIVINNQIGFTTSNPKDTRSTEYCTDIMKMVQAPIFHVNADDPEAVAFVTRLALDFRNTFNRDVMIDLVCYRRHGHNEADEPSATQPMMYQKIKQHPTPRKIYGDKLIAEGVVAAGDVTEMVNMYRDAMDRGDCVVEEWREIGKAALTWEPYLNHNWNDSYANKVELKRLGDLARRISTVPEEVHMHPRVEKIYTDRAEMAEGNKLLDWGAAENLAYATLVDEGVPVRLSGEDAGRGTFFHRHAVIHNQSNGSCYVPLMNVHNAQGRFNVWDSVLSEEAVLAFEYGYATTDPRGLTIWEAQFGDFANVAQVVIDQFISSGEQKWGRMCGLVMLLPHGYEGQGPEHSSARLERYLQLCAEQNMQVCVPSTPAQVYHMLRRQALRGMRRPLIVMSPKSLLRHPLAVSSLEELAEGHFEAVIGEADDLNPADVKRVVLCSGKVYYDLLEQRRKNNQTDVAIIRIEQLYPFPHEDIHAILAPFSHVKDFVWCQEEPLNQGAWYCCQHNFRDAVPAGAALRYAGRPASASPAVGYTSVHQQQQQELVNDALNVE, from the coding sequence ATGCAGAACGGCGCACTGAAGGACTGGCTGGATTCCAGCTTTCTGGCTGGAGAAAACCAGGCCTACATAGAAGATATCTATGAAGACTATCTGAACGATCCGTCCTCCGTCGATGGAAGTTGGCGGGAGATTTTCGACTCACTGCCGAAAGCGGACATCACAGAACAACCTCATTCACAGACGCGCGACTACTTCCGTCGTCTGGCCAAAGATTCGACCCGCTACCACACCTCCGTCAGCGATCCGGCGATGGATTCCAAGCAGGTCAAAGTCCTGCAGCTTATCAACGCATTCCGCTTCCGCGGTCATCAGAATGCCAACCTTGACCCGCTCGGCCTGTGGAAACAGGAACCGGTTCCGGATCTGGACCCGGCGTTCCACAATCTGACCAAAGCCGATTTTGATGAAACCTTTAACGTCGGTTCTTTTGCCATCGGCAGCGAAACCATGCGGCTGAGCGAGTTGTTTGATGCATTAAAACGCATTTACTGCGGCTCCATCGGCGCTGAGTATATGCATATCACCAATACCGAAGAGAAACGCTGGCTCCAGCAACGTCTGGAATCCGTTGACGTCAGTAAGCTGTTCAGTGCTGATGAAAAACGGCGTTTCCTGGCGGATCTGACCGCAGCCGAAGGGCTGGAGCGCTATCTCGGGGCGAAATTCCCGGGCGCAAAACGTTTCTCACTGGAAGGGGGCGATTCCCTCATTCCGATGCTGAAAGACCTGATCCGTCATGCCGGTAAGCAGGACACCCGCGAAGTGGTGCTGGGTATGGCACACCGCGGTCGTCTGAACGTTCTGGTTAACCTGTTCGGTAAAAAACCGGCGGATCTGTTTGATGAGTTTGCCGGTAAACACAAAGATCATCTGGGTACCGGTGATGTGAAATACCATCAGGGTTTCTCGTCTGACTTCGTGACAGAAGGGGCTCAGGTGCATCTGGCACTCGCCTTTAACCCGTCTCACCTTGAGATTGTCAGCCCGGTGGTCATCGGCTCTGTCCGCGCCCGCCGCGACCGTCTGCCGGAAAGTCTGAGCAAAATGGTTCTGCCGATCACCATTCACGGTGACTCAGCGGTAACCGGCCAGGGGATTGTTCAGGAAACCCTGAATATGTCACAGGCCCGGGGCTATGAAGTGGGCGGGACTGTCCGCATTGTTATCAATAACCAGATTGGTTTCACCACCTCCAACCCGAAAGATACCCGGTCAACGGAATACTGTACTGACATCATGAAGATGGTACAGGCACCGATTTTCCACGTGAATGCTGATGATCCGGAAGCTGTGGCATTCGTGACCCGCCTGGCACTGGATTTCCGTAATACCTTTAACCGCGATGTGATGATCGACCTGGTCTGCTACCGCCGTCACGGCCATAACGAGGCGGATGAGCCGAGTGCAACCCAGCCGATGATGTACCAGAAAATCAAACAGCACCCGACACCGCGTAAAATCTACGGCGATAAACTGATTGCCGAAGGTGTGGTCGCTGCCGGTGATGTGACTGAAATGGTCAATATGTACCGTGATGCGATGGATCGCGGTGACTGTGTGGTGGAAGAGTGGCGTGAAATCGGTAAAGCAGCGCTTACCTGGGAACCGTACCTGAATCACAACTGGAACGACAGCTACGCCAATAAAGTGGAACTGAAACGCCTCGGTGATCTGGCGCGCCGTATCAGTACCGTGCCGGAAGAAGTGCATATGCACCCGCGTGTCGAAAAAATCTATACCGACCGTGCGGAAATGGCGGAAGGTAATAAACTGCTCGACTGGGGTGCGGCGGAGAATCTGGCTTACGCAACACTGGTGGATGAAGGTGTTCCGGTGCGTCTGTCCGGTGAGGATGCGGGACGCGGTACGTTCTTCCATCGTCACGCGGTTATTCATAACCAGAGCAACGGCTCCTGCTATGTGCCGCTGATGAATGTCCATAACGCCCAGGGACGCTTCAATGTATGGGACTCCGTCCTGTCTGAGGAAGCGGTACTGGCCTTTGAATACGGCTATGCAACCACTGACCCGCGCGGCCTGACTATCTGGGAAGCCCAGTTTGGTGACTTCGCCAACGTGGCACAGGTGGTGATTGACCAGTTCATCAGCTCCGGCGAACAGAAGTGGGGCCGGATGTGCGGACTGGTGATGTTACTGCCGCACGGCTACGAAGGCCAGGGGCCGGAGCACTCCAGCGCCCGTCTGGAACGCTACCTTCAGCTTTGCGCGGAACAGAACATGCAGGTCTGTGTCCCGTCAACCCCGGCACAGGTTTACCATATGCTGCGCCGTCAGGCACTGCGCGGTATGCGCCGTCCGCTGATTGTCATGTCACCGAAATCACTGCTGCGTCACCCGCTGGCGGTCTCTTCTCTGGAAGAACTGGCCGAAGGTCACTTTGAAGCGGTTATCGGTGAAGCAGATGATCTGAATCCGGCAGATGTGAAGCGCGTTGTGCTGTGTTCCGGTAAGGTTTACTACGATTTACTGGAGCAGCGCCGCAAGAATAATCAGACGGATGTGGCGATTATCCGTATTGAACAGCTCTATCCGTTCCCGCATGAAGATATACATGCGATTCTCGCACCATTCAGCCATGTGAAAGATTTTGTCTGGTGCCAGGAAGAGCCGCTCAACCAGGGCGCGTGGTACTGCTGCCAGCACAATTTCCGTGATGCGGTTCCGGCAGGTGCGGCACTGCGTTATGCGGGCCGTCCGGCATCCGCCTCTCCGGCCGTGGGTTATACGTCTGTTCACCAGCAGCAACAACAAGAGCTGGTTAATGATGCACTGAACGTTGAATAA
- a CDS encoding citrate synthase — MSNTKAELTLNGVRVTDLDILSPTLGQPVVDVRTLGGKGYYTFDPGFTSTASCESKITYIDGDEGILLHRGFPIEELAMKSDYLEVCYILLYGEAPDQKEYDEFKETVKRHTMIHEQITRLFNGFRRDSHPMAVLCGVTGALAAFYHDSLDVNNPRHREIAAYRLLSKMPTVAAMCYKYSVGQPFVYPKNNLSYAGNFLRMMFATPCEEYVVNPVLERAMDRILILHADHEQNASTSTVRTAGSSGANPFACIAAGIASLWGPAHGGANEACLRMLEEIQTVDHIPAFIERAKDKNDSFRLMGFGHRVYKNHDPRAKVMRETCHEVLNELGLNDSLLEVAMELERIALNDPYFIEKKLYPNVDFYSGIILKALGIPSNMFTVIFAIGRTIGWIAHWSEMHDDGLKIARPRQLYTGYTERPFETKVTKRCSS, encoded by the coding sequence ATGTCTAATACAAAGGCGGAGCTGACACTAAACGGCGTCAGGGTTACTGATCTGGATATCCTGAGCCCGACTCTCGGCCAGCCCGTAGTTGATGTCCGGACGCTCGGCGGAAAAGGCTACTACACCTTTGATCCCGGCTTCACCTCCACTGCGTCCTGTGAATCAAAAATCACGTATATCGACGGTGATGAAGGTATCCTGTTACATCGCGGCTTCCCGATTGAAGAGCTGGCGATGAAATCTGATTATCTGGAAGTGTGCTACATCCTGCTGTATGGCGAAGCGCCTGATCAGAAAGAGTACGACGAATTTAAAGAAACCGTAAAACGCCACACCATGATCCACGAGCAGATCACCCGCTTGTTCAATGGGTTCCGCCGTGACTCTCACCCGATGGCCGTGCTCTGCGGCGTGACCGGCGCACTGGCGGCGTTCTACCATGACTCGCTGGATGTGAACAATCCGCGCCACCGCGAAATTGCGGCCTACCGTCTGCTCTCCAAAATGCCGACCGTCGCGGCAATGTGTTACAAATATTCTGTCGGGCAGCCGTTTGTCTATCCGAAGAACAATCTTTCCTACGCCGGTAACTTCCTGCGTATGATGTTTGCCACCCCGTGTGAAGAGTATGTGGTTAATCCGGTGCTGGAACGTGCCATGGACAGAATCCTGATCCTGCACGCAGACCACGAACAAAACGCCTCCACTTCCACTGTCCGGACCGCCGGTTCTTCCGGTGCCAACCCGTTCGCCTGTATCGCAGCCGGTATTGCCTCCCTGTGGGGACCTGCTCACGGCGGTGCGAACGAAGCCTGCCTGCGTATGCTGGAAGAGATCCAGACCGTCGATCACATCCCGGCCTTTATTGAGCGCGCGAAAGATAAAAATGACTCTTTCCGTCTGATGGGCTTCGGCCACCGCGTGTACAAAAACCATGACCCGCGTGCCAAAGTGATGCGTGAAACCTGTCACGAAGTACTGAACGAACTGGGCCTGAATGACAGCCTGCTCGAAGTGGCGATGGAGCTGGAACGTATCGCACTGAACGACCCGTACTTTATCGAGAAGAAACTCTATCCGAACGTGGATTTCTACTCCGGTATCATCCTGAAAGCGCTGGGTATTCCGTCAAATATGTTCACGGTAATCTTTGCTATCGGCCGCACCATCGGCTGGATCGCCCACTGGAGCGAAATGCACGACGACGGCCTGAAAATTGCCCGTCCGCGCCAGCTTTATACCGGTTACACTGAGCGTCCGTTTGAAACCAAAGTCACCAAACGCTGTTCATCGTGA
- the sdhD gene encoding succinate dehydrogenase, hydrophobic membrane anchor protein: MVKNSKISATTLGRNGIQDWLILRASAIVITLYVLYLVGFVAFTSDITYDVWSSFFTASFTQVFTTLTLIAILAHAWVGLWQVLTDYVKCLSLRLLLQFIIIIVLAAYVIYGSIIVWGV; encoded by the coding sequence ATGGTGAAAAATTCAAAAATCAGTGCGACCACGCTCGGCCGTAACGGTATTCAGGATTGGTTAATTCTGCGTGCCAGCGCCATTGTGATTACACTTTATGTACTCTACCTCGTCGGTTTTGTGGCTTTTACCTCTGACATCACTTATGACGTCTGGTCCAGCTTCTTTACCGCTTCATTCACTCAGGTGTTCACCACCCTGACACTGATCGCCATTCTCGCCCATGCCTGGGTCGGGTTATGGCAGGTACTGACGGATTACGTCAAGTGCCTGAGCCTGCGCCTGCTGCTGCAATTTATTATCATTATTGTGCTGGCAGCCTATGTCATTTACGGTTCAATCATTGTGTGGGGTGTCTAA
- the sdhA gene encoding succinate dehydrogenase flavoprotein subunit has product MSLPVREFDAVVIGAGGAGMRAALQISQSGLSCALLSKVFPTRSHTVSAQGGITVALGNTHPDNWEWHMYDTVKGSDYIGDQDAIEYMCKTGPEAVLELEHMGLPFSRLDDGSIYQRPFGGQSKDFGGEQAARTAAAADRTGHALLHTLYQQNLKNHTTIFSEWYALDLVKNQDGAIMGTTAICIETGEVVYFKAKATILATGGAGRIYQSTTNAHINTGDGVGMAVRAGIPLQDMEMWQFHPTGIAGAGVLVTEGCRGEGGYLLNKDGERFMERYAPNAKDLAGRDVVARSIMIEIREGRGCDGPWGPHAKLKLDHLGKEVLESRLPGILELSRTFAHVDPVKEPIPVIPTCHYMMGGIPTKVTGQVVTMNEQGEDVLVPGLFAVGEIACVSVHGANRLGGNSLLDLVVFGRSAGLHLKESILEQGAMRDAGESDIDAALARLNRWNNTRSGEDPVAIRKALQSCMQHNFSVFREGDAMAKGLEELKAIKERLQYARLDDTSSEFNTQRIECLELDNLMETAYSTAMAANFRTESRGAHSRFDYPERDDANWLCHSLYLPQSETMTRRAVNMQPKLRDPFPPKIRTY; this is encoded by the coding sequence ATGAGCTTACCTGTCAGAGAGTTTGACGCAGTTGTTATCGGTGCAGGCGGCGCAGGTATGCGCGCGGCACTTCAGATTTCTCAGTCCGGCCTGTCCTGTGCCCTGTTATCCAAAGTGTTCCCGACCCGCTCTCATACAGTATCCGCCCAGGGCGGTATCACTGTGGCGCTGGGGAATACCCATCCGGATAACTGGGAATGGCACATGTACGACACCGTAAAAGGGTCGGATTACATCGGTGACCAGGATGCTATCGAATACATGTGTAAAACCGGCCCGGAAGCGGTGCTGGAACTGGAGCACATGGGGTTACCGTTCTCCCGTCTGGACGACGGCAGTATTTATCAGCGTCCGTTCGGCGGACAATCCAAAGATTTCGGGGGCGAGCAGGCTGCACGTACTGCCGCTGCGGCTGACCGTACCGGTCACGCACTGCTGCATACGCTGTATCAGCAGAACCTGAAAAATCACACCACGATTTTTTCCGAATGGTATGCCCTGGATCTGGTGAAAAACCAGGACGGCGCCATTATGGGCACCACCGCTATCTGTATCGAAACCGGTGAAGTGGTCTATTTCAAAGCCAAAGCCACGATTCTGGCGACCGGCGGTGCGGGGCGTATCTATCAGTCCACCACTAACGCCCATATCAACACCGGTGATGGTGTCGGTATGGCGGTGCGTGCCGGTATTCCACTGCAGGATATGGAAATGTGGCAGTTCCACCCGACCGGGATTGCCGGTGCCGGGGTACTGGTTACTGAAGGCTGCCGTGGTGAGGGCGGTTATCTGCTCAATAAAGACGGCGAACGCTTTATGGAGCGCTACGCACCGAACGCTAAAGATCTTGCCGGGCGTGACGTGGTTGCCCGTTCCATTATGATCGAAATCCGCGAAGGCCGTGGTTGTGACGGCCCGTGGGGACCACATGCCAAACTGAAACTCGACCATCTGGGCAAAGAAGTGCTGGAATCCCGTCTGCCGGGTATTCTGGAACTGTCCCGGACATTCGCCCACGTTGACCCTGTCAAAGAGCCGATTCCGGTTATCCCGACCTGCCACTATATGATGGGCGGCATCCCGACGAAAGTCACCGGTCAGGTTGTGACCATGAATGAGCAGGGTGAGGATGTGCTGGTTCCGGGTCTGTTTGCAGTCGGTGAAATTGCTTGTGTTTCTGTTCACGGTGCAAACCGCCTCGGCGGTAACTCACTGCTTGACCTGGTGGTCTTCGGCCGTTCAGCCGGTCTGCATCTGAAAGAATCCATTCTGGAGCAGGGCGCAATGCGTGATGCCGGTGAATCGGATATCGATGCGGCACTGGCGCGTCTGAACCGCTGGAATAACACCCGCAGCGGTGAGGATCCGGTTGCTATCCGCAAGGCCCTGCAATCCTGTATGCAGCACAACTTCTCGGTATTCCGCGAAGGGGATGCGATGGCCAAGGGACTGGAAGAACTGAAAGCTATTAAAGAGCGTCTGCAGTATGCGCGTCTGGATGATACCTCATCAGAATTCAACACCCAGCGCATCGAGTGTCTGGAGCTGGATAACCTGATGGAAACGGCGTATTCCACTGCAATGGCCGCCAACTTCCGTACTGAAAGCCGTGGTGCGCACAGCCGTTTTGACTATCCGGAGCGCGATGATGCGAACTGGCTGTGTCATTCCCTGTACCTGCCGCAATCTGAAACCATGACACGCCGTGCGGTGAACATGCAGCCTAAGCTGCGTGACCCATTCCCGCCGAAGATTCGTACTTACTGA
- a CDS encoding AraC family transcriptional regulator yields MAWLKQSDAFDADSYSAPLIGIAAEMAAQHDSGFHCHQRGQLLFTERGAIQITLTDTLSVLPPTRVAWIPPQMLHRAQMFEAVGYRSLYPDAQLSACLPSTCEIFGVSPLLREILFLFAGLPFDSDWTQPRLQHLLPVFLDELALAGREDMQLPLPSDRRLKTLDTRILPSPLNELASRCGAGEKTITRIFRRETGMSYQQWRQQWRLIKSVELLAKKYRSSDIAQALGFASDSAFVSFFRKMTGKTPGEYMGK; encoded by the coding sequence ATGGCGTGGCTGAAGCAAAGTGATGCATTTGATGCGGACAGCTATTCCGCACCACTGATTGGCATTGCCGCAGAGATGGCGGCGCAGCATGATTCCGGTTTTCACTGCCATCAGCGCGGACAATTGCTGTTTACCGAACGAGGGGCGATTCAGATCACCCTGACGGACACTCTCTCCGTTCTGCCACCGACGCGGGTGGCGTGGATCCCGCCGCAGATGCTGCATCGCGCGCAGATGTTTGAGGCTGTCGGTTACCGCTCACTGTATCCGGATGCACAACTCAGTGCCTGTCTGCCGTCAACCTGTGAAATCTTCGGCGTATCGCCGCTGCTGCGTGAGATCCTGTTTCTCTTTGCCGGACTGCCGTTTGACAGTGACTGGACACAACCCCGCTTACAGCATCTGCTGCCGGTGTTTCTGGATGAGCTGGCGCTGGCCGGGCGGGAAGATATGCAATTACCGCTGCCTTCAGACCGGCGGCTGAAAACCCTGGACACCCGGATACTGCCGTCGCCGCTTAATGAACTGGCATCCCGCTGCGGTGCCGGGGAAAAGACGATAACGCGGATTTTCCGGCGGGAAACCGGTATGAGCTATCAGCAATGGCGGCAGCAGTGGCGATTAATAAAATCTGTTGAACTTTTGGCGAAAAAATACCGCAGCAGTGATATTGCACAGGCTCTCGGATTTGCCAGTGACAGCGCGTTTGTCTCTTTCTTCCGTAAGATGACCGGAAAAACACCCGGTGAATATATGGGTAAATGA
- a CDS encoding succinate dehydrogenase iron-sulfur subunit: MKVEFSVYRYNPDVDNAPHMQNYQMDVEEGRDMMVLDALILLKEQDPSLSFRRSCREGVCGSDGINMNGKNGLACITPLSALMKGGKKVVIRPLPGLPVVRDLVVDMGQFYAQYEKIRPYLINDNKNPPAREHLQSPAQREKLDGLYECILCACCSTSCPSFWWNPDKFIGPAGLLAAYRFLTDSRDTETESRLDDISDAFSVFRCHGIMNCVSVCPKGLNPTKAIGHIKSMLLKRSA; encoded by the coding sequence ATGAAAGTTGAATTTTCAGTTTATCGCTATAACCCGGATGTGGATAACGCACCACACATGCAGAACTATCAGATGGATGTGGAAGAAGGCCGGGACATGATGGTGCTGGATGCACTGATTCTGCTGAAAGAGCAGGATCCGAGCCTGTCATTCCGCCGCTCCTGTCGTGAAGGGGTGTGTGGTTCTGACGGTATCAATATGAACGGCAAAAACGGTCTGGCCTGTATCACTCCGTTGTCGGCGCTGATGAAAGGCGGTAAAAAAGTGGTGATCCGTCCGCTGCCGGGCTTACCGGTGGTGCGGGATCTGGTGGTGGATATGGGGCAGTTCTACGCGCAGTATGAAAAGATCCGCCCGTATCTGATCAACGACAACAAAAACCCGCCGGCTCGTGAGCATTTACAGTCACCGGCGCAGCGTGAAAAGCTCGATGGTCTGTACGAATGTATCCTGTGTGCCTGCTGCTCGACATCCTGCCCGTCCTTCTGGTGGAACCCGGACAAATTTATCGGTCCGGCCGGTCTGTTAGCCGCGTACCGTTTCCTGACGGACAGCCGCGATACCGAGACAGAATCCCGTCTTGACGACATCAGTGATGCTTTCAGCGTATTCCGCTGTCACGGCATCATGAACTGCGTCAGTGTATGTCCGAAAGGGCTGAATCCGACAAAAGCAATTGGTCATATTAAATCAATGTTACTGAAACGCAGTGCATAA
- a CDS encoding multidrug effflux MFS transporter, with product MTIQKPALTLAVALMMFPQIAETIYSPALTDIAQGFGVSAAQAGQTLSLYFFAFALGVVTWGRLCDIAGRRRTMLSGLILYAAASCGAVITQDFSVLLILRMLSAFGAAVGSVGTQTIMRDCYRGDELAKVFSVMGIALAVSPALGMFSGALLTGFAGYQGVFTGLAVLAVVLLVWTALRLPETRPAHITSVSLPETAGRMLCDRFILRNVLLIAFLNISLFSYYQLAPFYLSGLGFTQQEFGYSGLLLALGVAAGSVINRVLLKRGWHSHSLIRLAAVTGMVSAAAVWLLSGSILFVLPVTGIVICYGLAIPNILAGVLQDYRDRPGTAGALLGLMYYLLIGGGLALAGLSQHLGLTLCVCAAGTLLCAPRKTVQSTQTT from the coding sequence ATGACAATACAAAAACCCGCATTAACACTTGCCGTTGCCCTGATGATGTTCCCGCAGATAGCGGAAACCATCTACAGTCCGGCGCTGACAGATATCGCACAGGGATTCGGCGTCAGTGCGGCACAGGCAGGACAGACTCTGTCCCTGTACTTTTTCGCCTTCGCACTCGGCGTGGTCACCTGGGGACGTTTATGTGATATCGCCGGGCGCAGACGCACCATGCTGAGCGGTCTGATACTTTACGCTGCCGCCTCCTGCGGCGCGGTTATCACACAGGATTTCAGCGTGTTACTGATCCTGCGGATGCTGTCTGCCTTCGGGGCGGCGGTCGGCTCAGTAGGCACACAAACCATCATGCGTGACTGTTACCGCGGGGATGAGCTGGCAAAAGTATTCTCTGTCATGGGGATAGCACTGGCTGTCAGCCCGGCACTGGGCATGTTCAGCGGCGCGTTGCTGACCGGTTTTGCCGGATATCAGGGCGTCTTTACCGGGCTTGCGGTACTGGCGGTTGTTCTGCTGGTATGGACAGCACTCCGGTTACCGGAAACACGTCCGGCACATATCACGTCAGTTTCGCTGCCGGAAACAGCCGGCCGTATGCTGTGTGACCGCTTTATTCTGCGCAATGTGCTGCTGATTGCCTTTCTGAATATCAGCCTGTTCAGCTACTACCAGTTAGCACCATTTTATCTCAGCGGGCTGGGCTTTACACAACAGGAATTCGGTTACAGCGGATTACTGCTCGCGCTTGGCGTGGCCGCAGGCTCTGTGATCAACCGTGTCCTGCTTAAACGCGGATGGCACAGCCATTCACTGATCCGCCTTGCTGCCGTAACCGGTATGGTCAGCGCTGCTGCGGTCTGGCTGTTGTCAGGATCGATTTTGTTTGTGCTGCCGGTAACAGGTATCGTGATTTGTTACGGGCTCGCCATTCCGAATATTCTGGCCGGTGTGTTACAGGATTACCGTGACCGCCCCGGTACTGCCGGTGCGCTGCTCGGTCTGATGTATTACCTGCTGATTGGCGGCGGACTGGCACTGGCCGGGCTGAGTCAGCATCTTGGCCTGACACTGTGTGTCTGTGCTGCGGGAACACTGCTCTGTGCACCGCGCAAGACAGTACAAAGCACACAAACAACATAA
- the sdhC gene encoding succinate dehydrogenase cytochrome b556 subunit, protein MGKIVKKQRPVNLDLQTIHFPIPAIASILHRVSGVITFIAVAILLWLLGLSLSSPEGFAQAADIMSGFFAKFILWGILTALAYHICGGIRHMLMDFGFVDETLAAGISSAKISMVLTVILAVLAGVLVW, encoded by the coding sequence GTGGGCAAAATTGTGAAAAAACAACGACCTGTCAATTTAGACTTGCAGACGATCCACTTTCCGATCCCTGCAATCGCTTCAATTTTACACCGTGTCTCAGGCGTCATTACCTTCATTGCTGTAGCGATTCTGCTGTGGTTATTAGGGTTGTCGCTGTCCTCGCCGGAAGGGTTTGCGCAGGCTGCTGATATCATGAGCGGTTTCTTCGCGAAGTTTATCCTCTGGGGCATCCTCACTGCATTGGCTTACCACATCTGTGGTGGCATTCGTCACATGTTAATGGATTTCGGATTTGTTGATGAAACGCTGGCTGCCGGTATTTCATCCGCGAAGATTTCCATGGTTCTGACTGTGATTTTAGCCGTGTTGGCGGGGGTTCTGGTATGGTGA